One genomic segment of Laspinema palackyanum D2c includes these proteins:
- a CDS encoding cation-translocating P-type ATPase: MQTSNQTSELTSQQWHSLSEQEVANKLGSSNEEGLTTDLANQRLKEFGTNELTGKKAQPLWLKFLLQFNQPLILILLVAGAVEAFLEEWPNAWVIWGVTIINAIIGFLQEWKAEGAIAALAKAVTTEATLIRDGNKQRISSTELVPGDLVLLNSGDKVPADLRLIQVKNLQIDESGLTGESVPVEKNSEGLNTETTLAERINMAYAGGLVTFGQAQGLVVATGNNTETGKISQLIDQRTNLTTPLTRKFNKFSKVWMTLVMGLGALTVAVAFHNYYNNEASETFGNVQPSIAGALEAAIALIVSAIPEGLPAVVTVTLAVGVNRMARRHAIVRKLPAVETLGGATVICSDKTGTLTENQMTVQEIHAGGQKYYVTGQGYAPEGEISLNDSPVDFQQNPILLECLRAGLLCNDSHIEEKDGNLVVVGDPTEGALIVAANKAGLTQDAIAEELPKLDVIPFESEFQYMATLHDTPNGPTIYVKGSVESLLKRCTQIFNRQGEVIPLDADALHEEVEIMAEQGLRVLAFAKKSVSPGRNDIDRPDIDEGLIFMGLQGMIDPPRPEAIAAVAACQNAGIQVKMITGDHATTAAAIARRMGMEKNGRVQAFTGTQIGDMDDQTLANNLEDSVVFARVAPEQKLRLVEALQARGEIVAMTGDGVNDAPALKQADVGIAMGGAGTEVAKESADIILTDDNFASIEAAVEEGRTVYSNLVKAISFILPVNLGESMTVLLSVLLGRYLPIEALQILWLNMLNSITMTVPLSFEPKSPRVMEKPPRNPSESLLSPDRIKRIVIIAIYNWIVIFGMFEWSLKTHPDQLALARTIAVQSLVSGRIFYLLSISQLLPNLIAKMKGNRTSQKGAPAIIGGIIGAVVLQILFSQVPLLNRIFQTAPLNLTQWLICLAAGLPMIPVALLVNRLDPPN; the protein is encoded by the coding sequence ATGCAAACATCAAATCAAACCAGTGAATTAACATCCCAGCAATGGCATAGTTTATCGGAACAAGAAGTTGCCAATAAACTCGGTTCTAGCAACGAAGAAGGACTAACGACCGATTTAGCAAACCAACGATTAAAAGAATTCGGAACCAATGAATTAACCGGCAAGAAAGCTCAACCTTTATGGTTAAAATTTCTCCTGCAATTTAATCAACCGTTAATTTTAATTTTACTGGTTGCCGGTGCGGTGGAAGCCTTCCTAGAAGAATGGCCGAATGCCTGGGTTATCTGGGGGGTAACGATTATTAATGCGATTATTGGCTTCCTTCAAGAATGGAAAGCGGAAGGGGCGATCGCCGCCTTGGCTAAAGCCGTCACCACCGAAGCCACTTTAATTCGCGATGGCAACAAACAGCGCATCTCTTCCACCGAATTAGTCCCGGGAGATTTAGTCTTACTCAATTCCGGGGACAAAGTACCGGCTGATTTACGATTAATTCAAGTTAAAAACTTGCAAATTGATGAATCGGGATTAACGGGGGAGTCAGTTCCCGTGGAAAAAAACAGCGAGGGCCTCAATACAGAAACTACCCTGGCTGAACGAATTAATATGGCTTATGCGGGGGGATTAGTTACCTTCGGACAAGCCCAAGGTTTGGTAGTGGCTACGGGAAATAATACGGAAACCGGAAAGATTTCTCAACTGATTGACCAACGGACTAATTTAACAACCCCTTTAACCCGCAAGTTTAACAAATTTAGTAAAGTTTGGATGACTTTAGTGATGGGGTTAGGTGCATTAACCGTGGCGGTGGCATTCCATAATTATTATAATAATGAGGCGTCAGAGACATTCGGAAATGTTCAACCCTCGATCGCCGGTGCATTAGAAGCCGCGATCGCCTTGATTGTGAGTGCGATTCCGGAAGGATTACCGGCAGTGGTAACGGTGACCTTAGCCGTTGGCGTGAATCGGATGGCGCGACGTCATGCGATCGTTCGCAAATTGCCTGCGGTAGAAACCCTCGGGGGTGCAACCGTTATTTGTTCCGATAAAACCGGCACCTTGACAGAAAATCAGATGACGGTTCAAGAAATTCATGCTGGAGGTCAGAAGTATTATGTCACAGGTCAAGGCTATGCACCAGAAGGGGAAATTTCCCTTAATGATTCTCCCGTTGACTTCCAACAAAACCCAATTTTATTAGAATGTTTGCGGGCCGGACTTCTGTGTAATGATTCTCATATTGAAGAAAAAGATGGGAATTTGGTGGTCGTGGGGGACCCAACAGAAGGCGCGTTAATTGTTGCGGCGAATAAAGCGGGATTAACCCAAGATGCGATCGCCGAAGAACTACCAAAACTGGATGTGATTCCCTTTGAATCCGAGTTTCAGTATATGGCAACCTTGCATGATACCCCCAATGGACCCACGATTTATGTCAAAGGTTCAGTAGAATCCCTCCTCAAGCGTTGTACCCAAATCTTTAATCGTCAAGGTGAGGTGATTCCTTTAGATGCCGACGCCTTGCATGAGGAAGTCGAAATCATGGCAGAACAAGGGTTACGAGTGTTAGCCTTTGCCAAAAAATCCGTCAGTCCAGGACGGAATGACATCGATCGCCCAGATATCGATGAGGGGTTAATTTTTATGGGATTACAGGGGATGATTGACCCCCCGAGACCCGAGGCGATCGCCGCTGTTGCTGCCTGTCAAAATGCCGGAATTCAGGTAAAAATGATTACCGGAGACCATGCCACCACCGCCGCTGCGATCGCCCGTCGCATGGGAATGGAGAAAAACGGTCGAGTTCAAGCCTTTACCGGCACTCAAATCGGCGACATGGATGACCAAACCCTCGCCAATAACCTAGAGGATAGCGTCGTCTTTGCCCGAGTGGCACCGGAACAAAAACTCCGCCTCGTTGAAGCCTTGCAAGCCCGAGGTGAGATTGTCGCCATGACGGGAGATGGAGTCAACGATGCACCGGCCCTCAAACAAGCCGATGTGGGGATTGCAATGGGAGGTGCGGGAACGGAAGTTGCTAAAGAATCGGCAGATATAATTCTCACCGATGATAACTTTGCCTCCATTGAAGCCGCCGTGGAAGAAGGACGCACGGTGTATAGCAACTTAGTGAAAGCGATTTCCTTTATTTTACCCGTCAACTTAGGGGAATCCATGACAGTGTTATTGAGTGTGTTATTAGGTCGCTACCTACCCATTGAAGCCTTACAAATTCTCTGGCTGAATATGCTCAATTCCATCACTATGACCGTTCCTCTGTCCTTTGAACCCAAATCTCCCCGGGTGATGGAAAAGCCCCCGCGCAACCCCAGCGAATCTCTGTTATCGCCCGATCGCATTAAACGCATTGTCATCATCGCCATTTATAACTGGATTGTCATCTTTGGAATGTTTGAATGGTCACTTAAAACCCATCCCGACCAACTCGCCTTAGCCCGAACCATCGCCGTTCAATCCTTAGTTTCCGGTCGGATTTTTTATCTATTAAGCATTAGCCAATTATTGCCAAATTTAATCGCAAAAATGAAGGGAAACCGAACTTCCCAAAAGGGTGCACCTGCCATTATCGGAGGAATTATTGGGGCAGTCGTCTTGCAAATTCTCTTCTCCCAAGTTCCCCTACTCAACCGCATCTTTCAAACCGCCCCTCTCAATCTTACCCAATGGTTAATCTGTCTAGCTGCCGGATTACCCATGATACCCGTCGCCCTCCTAGTCAACCGCCTAGACCCCCCAAACTAA